Proteins from a genomic interval of Lolium perenne isolate Kyuss_39 chromosome 1, Kyuss_2.0, whole genome shotgun sequence:
- the LOC127345207 gene encoding uncharacterized protein, with translation MLATETEPPKVLASLAVVLLLLLTTATAATLIPDATVLEGQARALLVWKASLTSQSQHILLSWENTSATCDWHGIRCTAHRRGHQTVISGLSLRGRMLRGSLASLNFSVLATMRHLDLSHNHLTGGIPPGIEVLVELQALLLQGNQIRGSLPLGKMSANLVTLDLSDNHLVGHIPSKIGYLKHLVALNMSSNYLSGSSPSNLGYLTNLTTLDLSDNQLSSQIPQELGNLVNLEVLALGGNTLSGSIPNSFRNLTKLTTLYLYANQLSGQIPRELGCLVNLEYVYLHRNTLSGSIPISIGNLTKLIALELATNQLSSKIPRELGYLVNLEHLSLSNNTLSGSIPNIIGNLTKLIYLGLWKDRLAGKIPQELGYLVNLETLDLSTNRLSASIPRNLGNLTKLTTLYLDINQLSGHIPREIGDAVNLRYLALSENRHSGSIPNNLGNLTKLILLNLIQNELSGHIPQEIGNIKSLSTLALAFNNLSGALPSGLCAGGQLQLLSATDNNLVGALPPTLLSCKSLVRVRLERNNLEGDITGMGAHPNLVYIDISSNKLFGKLSHRWGECYNLTMLRASNNNITGVIPSSIGKLSQLGVLDISSNKLEGHIPPEVGNITSLFSLSLSGNILHGNIPQEIGSLIDLEYLDLSSNNLYGNIPGSIQHCSKLHFLKLSSNHLNGTIPIELGKLANLQDLLDLSENSIDGTIPSMLGGLSTLEALNLSHNALNSSIPPSFQSMTSLLSMDVSYNKLEGPVPHTKLFEEAPIKWFVNNKKLCGVVKGLTPCDLPQSSGQKRHSRAILLAVIPIVVSFVFATALVTWKCKKKNKAKAETVNEGQQTNMFTIWNFDGEDVYKKIVDATNNFNDAHCIGFGGNGSVYRAQLPNGEVFAVKKIHKMEDDEQFDREIHALLHIRHRNIVKLFGYCSASQERFLVYEYMDRGSLLASLKGKETAVELHWTRRLNIVQDVAHALSYMHHGCFTPIVHRDITSSNVLLDVEFKASISDFGLAKILDVHASNSSNLAGTKGYLAPELAYTTRVTEKCDVYSFGVLVLELIMGNHPGDFLSSVDNKTILFRNFLDTRLKIPEAEIASEIFHVITVILRCIESNPSHRPTMQEVLKVFSTAKQSPTNHIDYLHTSIAIPTWS, from the exons ATGCTAGCCACGGAGACGGAGCCACCTAAAGTGCTCGCTTCTCTCGCCGTGGTACTGTTGCTGCTGCTGACCACGGCCACTGCCGCCACCCTCATACCGGACGCGACGGTGCTCGAGGGACAGGCCAGAGCGCTTCTTGTATGGAAAGCCAGCCTTACCAGCCAGAGCCAGCACATCCTGCTGTCCTGGGAGAACACGTCGGCGACTTGCGACTGGCACGGGATCAGGTGCACAGCACACCGGCGCGGGCACCAGACCGTGATCAGCGGCCTCTCTCTTCGGGGGAGGATGCTGAGAGGGTCTCTGGCGTCCCTCAATTTCTCGGTGCTGGCGACCATGAGGCACCTTGACCTCTCGCACAACCACCTCACTGGGGGCATCCCTCCCGGCATCGAGGTCCTCGTGGAGCTCCAAGCTCTACTCCTGCAAGGCAACCAGATAAGAGGCTCCCTTCCACTAGGCAAAATGAGTGCTAATCTTGTGACCCTCGACTTGTCAGACAATCACTTAGTTGGTCACATCCCTTCAAAAATAGGCTACCTAAAGCACTTGGTCGCTCTAAATATGTCTAGTAATTATTTATCCGGCTCCAGCCCAAGCAACTTAGGATACTTGACCAACCTCACGACCTTGGACCTTTCGGACAACCAACTTTCTAGTCAAATTCCACAAGAACTAGGTAATTTGGTCAATTTGGAAGTCCTGGCTCTTGGTGGAAACACACTGTCAGGTTCCATCCCAAACAGCTTTAGAAATTTGACAAAACTAACCACCTTGTATCTTTATGCAAATCAACTTTCAGGGCAAATTCCACGAGAACTTGGTTGTCTGGTGAACTTAGAATATGTGTATCTTCATAGGAACACACTCTCGGGTTCAATCCCAATTAGCATAGGCAACTTAACTAAACTCATTGCCTTGGAGCTTGCCACGAACCAGCTTTCTAGTAAAATTCCACGAGAGTTAGGTTACCTTGTGAACTTAGAGCACTTGAGTCTTAGCAACAACACATTATCAGGTTCCATCCCAAACATCATAGGAAATTTGACAAAATTGATTTACTTAGGTCTTTGGAAGGACAGGCTTGCTGGGAAAATTCCACAAGAATTAGGTTACCTTGTGAACTTAGAGACCTTGGATCTTAGTACAAACAGACTCTCAGCCTCTATCCCACGCAACTTAGGGAATTTAACAAAACTGACTACCCTGTACCTTGACATTAACCAACTTTCTGGCCACATTCCTCGAGAAATAGGTGATGCGGTGAACTTACGATACTTGGCCCTTAGTGAAAACAGACACTCAGGTTCCATCCCAAATAACTTAGGAAACTTGACAAAACTCATCCTCTTGAACTTGATACAGAACGAACTTTCCGGACACATTCCTCAAGAAATCGGAAATATAAAGAGTTTATCAACATTGGCACTCGCTTTTAATAACCTCTCTGGTGCCTTGCCATCTGGTCTTTGTGCGGGAGGTCAGCTACAACTTTTGAGCGCTACTGACAACAACTTGGTTGGAGCCTTGCCACCAACGTTGTTAAGTTGTAAGAGCTTAGTCAGGGTTCGACTTGAACGGAATAATCTGGAAGGAGATATCACAGGCATGGGAgctcatccaaatcttgtctataTTGATATCAGTTCAAATAAGCTATTTGGTAAATTGTCTCATCGTTGGGGTGAGTGCTACAATCTCACCATGTTGCGTGCATCAAACAACAATATAACTGGAGTAATACCATCAAGCATAGGAAAATTATCGCAGTTGGGTGTACTTGATATTTCATCAAACAAGCTTGAAGGTCATATTCCACCGGAAGTCGGCAACATAACATCATTGTTTAGTTTGAGCCTTTCTGGTAACATTCTCCATGGAAATATACCCCAAGAAATTGGATCACTGATAGATCTGGAGTACCTAGATTTATCATCAAACAACCTATATGGAAATATACCAGGATCAATTCAGCACTGCTCGAAGCTTCACTTTCTAAAGTTGAGCagtaatcacctcaatggtaccaTTCCCATCGAACTAGGGAAGTTGGCAAACCTGCAAGATTTGTTAGATCTAAGTGAAAATTCAATTGATGGTACTATTCCAAGTATGCTAGGTGGTCTTAGTACGCTTGAGGCCTTGAATCTTTCACACAATGCCCTGAATAGCAGCATTCCACCATCATTTCAAAGCATGACCAGTCTCCTATCCATGGATGTGTCATACAACAAATTGGAAGGGCCAGTGCCACATACTAAGCTCTTCGAAGAAGCTCCAATAAAATGGTTCGTGAATAATAAGAAATTGTGTGGCGTTGTGAAAGGTTTGACTCCTTGTGATCTTCCTCAAAGTAGTGGACAAAAAAGGCATTCTAGAGCTATTTTGCTAGCTGTTATACCTATTGTTGTATCTTTTGTGTTTGCCACTGCACTAGTAACATGGAAATGCAAGAAGAAAAATAAAGCAAAGGCAGAAACTGTAAATGAAGGAcaacaaaccaacatgttcaccaTTTGGAACTTTGACGGGGAGGATGTGTACAAAAAAATTGTTGATGCCACAAACAATTTCAACGATGCTCATTGCATTGGATTTGGAGGGAATGGATCTGTCTACAGAGCTCAGTTACCAAATGGTGAAGTGTTTGCAGTAAAGAAGATCCATAAGATGGAAGATGATGAGCAATTTGACCGTGAAATACATGCGTTGTTGCACATACGACATCGCAACATTGTAAAGTTATTCGGTTACTGCTCTGCATCTCAAGAAAGATTCCTTGTGTATGAGTACATGGATAGAGGGAGCTTATTAGCATCTTTGAAGGGTAAGGAAACTGCAGTTGAATTGCATTGGACCAGGAGGTTAAATATTGTTCAGGATGTGGCTCATGCTTTGTCTTACATGCATCACGGTTGCTTCACGCCAATTGTTCACAGAGATATAACAAGCAGCAATGTATTGCTTGATGTAGAATTTAAAGCCTCCATCTCAGATTTTGGTCTAGCAAAAATACTAGATGTGCATGCATCGAACAGCTCAAATCTTGCTGGGACAAAAGGATATCTTGCCCCAG AGCTTGCATACACAACAAGGGTGACCGAGAAGTGCGATGTCTATAGCTTCGGGGTGCTGGTTCTAGAGTTGATTATGGGAAATCACCCAGGTGATTTCCTTTCGTCTGTGGACAACAAAACTATATTATTTCGGAATTTTCTGGACACCCGGCTCAAAATCCCGGAAGCTGAGATCGCAAGTGAGATATTTCATGTAATCACCGTCATTCTTCGGTGCATAGAGTCCAATCCATCACACCGTCCAACGATGCAGGAAGTACTCAAGGTGTTCTCAACGGCCAAACAATCACCTACCAATCATATTGATTATCTTCACACCAGCATTGCCATCCCTACCTGGTCCTGA